A single window of Mycolicibacterium aurum DNA harbors:
- a CDS encoding ABC transporter permease has translation MSVTGGSISVHHPARHRSADRLSSGFARAYVATTARILRQLLRDRRSVAMILLVPSLIITLMYFMFSGVDDVPRPPGAPSAFDNACLIMLGVFPLIVMFLITSITMQRERVSGTLERILTTPLRRLDLLAAYGTAFSVAAAAQAVLACVVSFWFLGLHTAGSPGWVFLIAIVNAVLGVGLGLLCSAFARTEFQAVQFMPLVIAPQLLLCGIIVPRGQLPEWLQWISNALPASYALEALQQVGAHAELTRTAMRDIAIVVAFAVLALALAAATLRRRTP, from the coding sequence ATGTCAGTCACTGGAGGAAGCATTTCTGTCCATCATCCGGCGCGGCACCGCAGCGCGGATCGGCTGAGCTCGGGATTTGCACGCGCGTACGTCGCCACCACTGCCCGCATCCTGCGGCAGCTCCTGCGCGATCGCCGAAGCGTCGCGATGATCCTGCTGGTTCCGAGCCTGATCATCACCTTGATGTACTTCATGTTCAGCGGTGTCGACGACGTGCCGCGCCCACCGGGCGCACCGTCGGCGTTCGACAACGCCTGCCTGATCATGCTCGGCGTCTTTCCGCTGATAGTGATGTTCCTGATCACCTCGATCACCATGCAGCGCGAGCGGGTGTCGGGGACGTTGGAACGCATCCTGACCACCCCGCTGCGGCGGCTCGACCTGCTTGCCGCCTACGGCACGGCGTTCTCCGTGGCCGCTGCCGCGCAGGCCGTCCTGGCGTGCGTCGTCTCGTTCTGGTTCCTGGGACTGCACACCGCGGGCAGTCCGGGCTGGGTGTTCCTCATCGCGATCGTCAACGCTGTTCTCGGCGTCGGGCTCGGCCTGTTGTGCAGCGCCTTCGCGCGCACCGAGTTTCAGGCCGTCCAGTTCATGCCGCTGGTGATCGCTCCCCAGCTGCTGCTGTGCGGCATCATCGTTCCGCGTGGTCAACTCCCCGAGTGGCTGCAATGGATCAGCAACGCACTGCCTGCCAGCTACGCTCTGGAGGCACTCCAGCAAGTCGGTGCGCACGCGGAGTTGACGCGCACCGCGATGCGCGACATCGCGATCGTCGTCGCGTTCGCGGTGCTGGCACTGGCCCTGGCCGCGGCGACCCTACGGCGAAGGACACCCTAG
- a CDS encoding TetR/AcrR family transcriptional regulator has translation MTTTPDRKRPGRPPGPSDTRERILSSARELFARNGIDNTSIRAIAGDAGVDPALVHHYFGTKTQLFAAAIQIPIDPMTIIGPIREVPVDQIGHVLPTLLLPLWDSELGKGFIATLRSLLGGSAADLSMVRSFLQEVIAVEVGSRVDDPPGTGRIRVQFVASQLVGVVMARYILELEPFKSLPVQQVAEIIGPNLQRYLTGELPELGY, from the coding sequence TTGACCACCACCCCGGACCGCAAGCGCCCCGGACGCCCGCCCGGCCCCTCGGATACACGCGAGCGGATTCTGTCCAGCGCGCGTGAACTGTTCGCGCGCAATGGAATCGACAACACCTCCATCCGTGCCATCGCCGGTGACGCCGGGGTGGACCCGGCTCTGGTGCACCACTACTTCGGCACCAAGACCCAACTGTTCGCCGCGGCCATCCAGATCCCGATCGATCCCATGACGATCATCGGCCCGATACGCGAGGTGCCGGTCGATCAAATCGGCCACGTCCTGCCCACACTGCTGTTGCCGCTGTGGGATTCCGAGCTCGGCAAGGGGTTCATCGCGACGCTGCGCTCCCTGCTGGGCGGCAGCGCCGCCGACCTGTCGATGGTTCGGTCGTTCCTGCAGGAGGTGATCGCTGTGGAGGTGGGCAGCCGCGTCGACGACCCGCCGGGCACCGGACGCATCCGCGTCCAATTCGTGGCGTCCCAGTTGGTCGGCGTGGTGATGGCTCGCTACATCCTCGAGCTGGAGCCCTTCAAGTCGCTGCCGGTCCAGCAGGTGGCGGAGATCATCGGGCCGAACCTGCAGCGCTATCTCACCGGCGAACTTCCCGAACTGGGTTACTGA
- a CDS encoding Trm112 family protein, whose amino-acid sequence MALDQTLRDILVCPQDRGALLFVDDVLYNPRLRRKYRVEDGIPVLLIDEAVSVDDDEHERLVAAAGQ is encoded by the coding sequence ATGGCCCTGGACCAGACCCTGCGCGACATCCTCGTGTGCCCGCAGGACCGCGGTGCGCTGTTGTTCGTCGATGACGTGCTCTACAACCCGCGCCTGCGCCGCAAGTACCGCGTCGAGGACGGGATTCCGGTCCTGTTGATCGACGAAGCAGTCTCCGTCGATGACGACGAGCATGAGCGGCTGGTCGCGGCCGCCGGTCAGTAA